The proteins below come from a single Tachypleus tridentatus isolate NWPU-2018 chromosome 13, ASM421037v1, whole genome shotgun sequence genomic window:
- the LOC143237328 gene encoding basigin-like isoform X2: MILTNEELPGQGLILKVPKPLELMCNTTDDNSLNVTWLKNGNPVIISDNLHIFSENNSLVIHHTEDDDVGEYTCVVDENVNTTIEVKDDVLINGSAGHIMFESSDIHFNDILTIQEVEFDDRAYYSCEASNEVNKVKSTIYVRIKDKLAALWPFLGICLEVSILCGIIFFYEKKRVKPDASAGFKSS; this comes from the exons ATGATACTGACTAATGAGGAACTGCCAGGACAAGGACTGATTCTAAAGGTTCCTAAACCTCTTGAGTTGATGTGCAATACAACTGATGATAATTCTTTAAACGTCACTTG GCTGAAAAATGGAAATCCTGTTATAATTTCGGATAACTTGCACATTTTCTCTGAAAACAATTCCCTGGTTATCCACCACACTGAAGATGACGACGTGGGAGAATATACTTGCGTTGTTGATGAGAACGTGAATACTACTATTGAAGTGAAAG ACGATGTTCTAATCAATGGCTCAGCTGGTCACATCATGTTCGAGTCCAGTGACATTCACTTTAATGATATACTGACTATACAAGAAGTTGAATTTGATGACCGAGCGTATTATTCTTGTGAAGCTTCTAATGAAGTGAACAAAGTCAAGAGCACCATTTATGTTCGGATCAAAG ACAAACTGGCAGCATTGTGGCCTTTCCTAGGGATCTGTCTTGAAGTGTCCATTCTGTGTGGTATAAtctttttttatgaaaagaaaagaGTGAAGCCTGATGCTTCTGCTGGATTCAAATCTAG
- the LOC143237328 gene encoding neuroplastin-like isoform X1: MILTNEELPGQGLILKVPKPLELMCNTTDDNSLNVTWLKNGNPVIISDNLHIFSENNSLVIHHTEDDDVGEYTCVVDENVNTTIEVKARTEFTEEFLKSHILVEGDKLVLHCKVKGTPPPVITWYKDDVLINGSAGHIMFESSDIHFNDILTIQEVEFDDRAYYSCEASNEVNKVKSTIYVRIKDKLAALWPFLGICLEVSILCGIIFFYEKKRVKPDASAGFKSS; encoded by the exons ATGATACTGACTAATGAGGAACTGCCAGGACAAGGACTGATTCTAAAGGTTCCTAAACCTCTTGAGTTGATGTGCAATACAACTGATGATAATTCTTTAAACGTCACTTG GCTGAAAAATGGAAATCCTGTTATAATTTCGGATAACTTGCACATTTTCTCTGAAAACAATTCCCTGGTTATCCACCACACTGAAGATGACGACGTGGGAGAATATACTTGCGTTGTTGATGAGAACGTGAATACTACTATTGAAGTGAAAG CTCGCACAGAGTTCACTGAAGAATTCCTTAAGTCTCATATCCTTGTTGAAGGAGACAAACTTGTGCTTCACTGTAAAGTAAAAGGCACACCTCCCCCTGTAATCACTTGGTACAAAG ACGATGTTCTAATCAATGGCTCAGCTGGTCACATCATGTTCGAGTCCAGTGACATTCACTTTAATGATATACTGACTATACAAGAAGTTGAATTTGATGACCGAGCGTATTATTCTTGTGAAGCTTCTAATGAAGTGAACAAAGTCAAGAGCACCATTTATGTTCGGATCAAAG ACAAACTGGCAGCATTGTGGCCTTTCCTAGGGATCTGTCTTGAAGTGTCCATTCTGTGTGGTATAAtctttttttatgaaaagaaaagaGTGAAGCCTGATGCTTCTGCTGGATTCAAATCTAG